Proteins from one Humidesulfovibrio mexicanus genomic window:
- a CDS encoding glycosyltransferase family 4 protein, with the protein MPKAAPPSRIALSMPRLSRYGGAEGFGWRLAEALAACGHAVDFLCARAEGRLPQGVTPVVLGRPPLGRAVKNLWFAWAVERHLSRSPYDVVIGLSRTWSQDILRVGGGPQDIFNRLTLPAHGQSLARTLKALRRALSPSGAVIRWMEARQFDTPSNPAQRVVCVSDLVRGWLLEAHPALDPASVEVVYNRPDLSRFAPPDAELRERLRAAQGWADADVVVCTAGTNFALKGVGTLIRALPLLPRNYRLAVAGGRHPDAWVALAKRLGVGERVHFAGKVDDMPAFYAAADVFALPTYYDACSNAVLEALACGLPAISSARNGSAVFADPRLVLQDPGDHQALARLIRLAAEQSPAQPFQWPDDRPCGLLPYIQMVDEIIRTKREQP; encoded by the coding sequence ATGCCCAAAGCCGCGCCCCCGTCCCGCATCGCCCTGTCCATGCCCCGCCTGAGCCGCTACGGCGGGGCCGAGGGTTTTGGCTGGCGGCTGGCCGAAGCCCTGGCCGCCTGCGGCCACGCGGTGGACTTCCTCTGCGCGCGGGCCGAAGGCCGCCTGCCCCAGGGCGTAACCCCGGTGGTGCTGGGCCGCCCGCCCTTGGGCCGCGCCGTGAAGAACCTGTGGTTCGCCTGGGCCGTGGAGCGCCACCTCAGCCGGTCGCCCTACGACGTGGTCATCGGGCTCTCGCGCACCTGGAGCCAGGACATCCTGCGCGTGGGCGGCGGCCCGCAGGATATCTTCAACCGCCTGACGCTGCCCGCCCACGGCCAGAGCCTGGCCCGGACCCTGAAGGCCCTGCGCCGGGCGCTCTCGCCTTCCGGAGCGGTGATCCGCTGGATGGAGGCGCGGCAATTCGACACCCCTTCCAACCCGGCCCAACGCGTGGTCTGCGTGTCCGACCTGGTGCGCGGCTGGCTGCTGGAGGCCCACCCGGCCCTTGATCCGGCCTCGGTGGAGGTGGTGTACAACCGGCCCGACCTGTCGCGCTTCGCCCCGCCGGACGCCGAACTCCGGGAGCGGCTGCGCGCCGCCCAGGGCTGGGCGGACGCCGACGTTGTGGTCTGCACCGCGGGCACCAACTTCGCCCTCAAGGGCGTGGGCACGCTCATCCGCGCCCTGCCCCTGCTGCCGCGGAACTACCGCCTTGCCGTGGCCGGTGGCCGCCACCCGGACGCCTGGGTCGCGTTGGCAAAGCGGCTAGGCGTGGGGGAACGCGTCCATTTCGCCGGAAAGGTGGACGACATGCCCGCCTTCTACGCCGCGGCCGATGTGTTCGCCCTGCCCACCTACTACGACGCCTGCTCCAACGCCGTGCTGGAAGCCCTGGCCTGCGGCCTGCCCGCCATATCCAGCGCCCGCAACGGCAGCGCCGTGTTCGCGGACCCGCGCCTTGTGCTGCAGGACCCCGGCGACCACCAGGCCCTGGCCCGGCTCATCCGGCTGGCCGCCGAACAGTCCCCGGCGCAGCCCTTCCAGTGGCCCGATGACCGCCCTTGCGGCCTGCTCCCCTACATCCAGATGGTGGACGAGATCATCCGAACCAAACGGGAACAGCCATGA
- a CDS encoding phosphatase PAP2 family protein: protein MFPAIPEDLSLQLLLNQHWRNAALDFVLPLFSLRAPLFVILAGLLVWRSALRGKTQVAYFLLLALAMGATDLGTNVAKHAVGRVRPQHAVAGTYRQESGQWVRLPADHVPDRERGTSFPSAHAANSMALAVLAMCLWPKLRRGLWALPLVVGWSRVYLGKHYPLDVAAGWLLGALVGWLFWLGWKRLAPRLKMPTLPDDIYRPVLR from the coding sequence ATGTTTCCCGCCATTCCCGAGGATTTGAGCCTGCAACTGCTGCTGAACCAGCACTGGCGCAACGCCGCCCTGGACTTTGTGCTGCCGCTCTTTTCCCTGCGCGCGCCGCTGTTCGTCATTCTGGCGGGGCTCTTGGTGTGGCGTTCGGCGTTGCGCGGCAAGACCCAGGTGGCGTACTTCCTGCTGCTGGCGCTGGCCATGGGGGCCACGGACCTTGGCACCAATGTGGCCAAGCACGCCGTGGGCCGTGTGCGCCCCCAGCACGCCGTGGCCGGAACCTATCGGCAGGAGTCCGGCCAGTGGGTGCGTCTGCCTGCGGACCATGTTCCCGACCGGGAGCGCGGCACCTCTTTCCCCTCGGCCCATGCGGCCAACTCCATGGCGCTGGCCGTGCTGGCCATGTGCCTGTGGCCCAAGCTGCGGCGTGGACTGTGGGCCCTGCCGCTGGTGGTGGGCTGGTCCAGGGTGTATCTGGGCAAGCATTATCCGCTGGATGTGGCCGCGGGCTGGCTTTTGGGCGCGCTGGTGGGCTGGCTGTTCTGGCTGGGCTGGAAGCGCCTGGCCCCGCGCCTGAAAATGCCGACATTGCCCGACGACATCTACCGGCCGGTGCTGCGCTAG
- a CDS encoding diguanylate cyclase domain-containing protein, whose protein sequence is MRPAADIPKDILADTSVTLTRQDLIDLEHSLKDAMRSFLPFTSYSLYFPREDAPPPELRYDADARELLLPLTLVGRTLGVFVARGVRLKAPKAMPPLYQAMAGKVLEQMLLYKRSVTDALTGLSNREHFQQTLTREIALIRHCLEATSGGRSDPDVQCFSAALGVILLDLDNFQWINERYGYALGDEMVAKVGASLAEACPRHATAARIHNDTFAVLLPDASAKGALQLAEQVRQAIGDLGFQDEVTGDRIGISASLGYANYPQCLRGPQLERSPAEAARILMRAAAKAVGTSKDHGRNRVFGFQDIVRTGGRILEVLPMQRLSVTLGRGVGAQEGLRYLVWSPRFQERAMEARLSGDERLLGRSPALYKGEIVLTEVQEDLAIAEVLHAGDPSWAPEPGDRLTLIQERDSLFASRPAEGCAPGSAQRDMLTGLYAYRDFLSFFERGRGRADEFCVVLTRVAQPSGEPGQREAGQREPGREAEPDQRGGAVRRLDAAVAQVAALAESLLLPLARPSLPAERNGKPARPGGGRFGLGGLVHFLPGADGAEVLAKAEELCSQAAMEHGLDLAVGVYRHPCLKYAKADALDCARKALEHALLLPAPRVARFDSLSLNVSGDRLFASGDLYAAVEEFKLSLLADPSNVLARTSLGICHAQLGKPDLARREFELVVAAEPGDVMAHYNLGWACQRLGETGLARQAYQRCLELDPAHCYSLLRLGSLAESDGLLDEAEELYARALAAPGGEAAALRPLARVALAKGQTDRARELLHLAIGANHNDALALSMLARLYLDAGEDPQIAEVLARQSAALMPERQEHWDALVTALTRQGRLEEARKAASRTRP, encoded by the coding sequence ATGCGACCCGCCGCCGATATCCCCAAGGACATTCTGGCCGACACGAGCGTCACGCTCACCCGCCAGGACCTCATCGACCTGGAGCACAGCCTGAAGGACGCCATGCGCTCCTTCCTTCCCTTCACCTCTTACAGCCTCTACTTCCCCCGCGAGGACGCCCCGCCGCCCGAGCTGCGCTACGATGCGGACGCCCGCGAGCTTCTGCTGCCGCTCACGCTCGTCGGCCGCACCCTGGGCGTGTTCGTGGCCCGCGGCGTGCGCCTGAAGGCGCCCAAGGCCATGCCGCCGCTGTACCAGGCCATGGCGGGCAAAGTGCTGGAGCAGATGCTGCTCTACAAGCGCTCCGTCACCGACGCCCTCACCGGGCTGTCCAACCGCGAGCACTTCCAACAGACCCTCACGCGGGAGATCGCCCTCATCCGCCATTGCCTGGAAGCCACCAGCGGCGGCCGAAGCGACCCGGACGTGCAGTGCTTCAGCGCGGCGCTGGGCGTCATCCTGCTCGACCTGGACAACTTCCAGTGGATCAACGAACGCTACGGCTACGCCCTGGGCGACGAAATGGTCGCCAAGGTGGGCGCGTCCCTTGCGGAGGCCTGCCCGCGCCACGCCACGGCCGCGCGCATCCACAACGACACCTTCGCCGTCCTCCTGCCCGACGCCAGCGCCAAGGGAGCCCTGCAACTGGCCGAGCAGGTGCGGCAAGCCATCGGCGACCTGGGCTTCCAGGACGAGGTCACCGGCGACCGCATCGGCATTTCCGCGAGCCTGGGCTACGCCAACTATCCCCAGTGCCTGCGCGGCCCCCAGTTGGAGCGCTCCCCGGCCGAGGCCGCACGCATCCTCATGCGGGCCGCGGCCAAGGCCGTGGGCACCAGCAAGGACCACGGCCGCAACCGGGTCTTCGGCTTCCAGGACATCGTGCGCACGGGCGGCCGCATCCTGGAGGTATTGCCCATGCAGCGGCTCAGCGTCACCCTGGGCCGGGGCGTGGGCGCACAGGAGGGGCTGCGCTATCTGGTGTGGTCGCCCAGGTTCCAGGAGCGCGCCATGGAGGCGCGGCTTTCCGGCGACGAGCGTCTGCTGGGCCGCTCGCCCGCGCTCTACAAGGGCGAGATCGTGCTCACCGAGGTGCAGGAAGACCTCGCCATCGCCGAGGTGCTGCACGCGGGCGACCCCTCCTGGGCGCCGGAGCCCGGCGACCGCCTGACTCTGATCCAGGAGCGCGACAGCCTGTTCGCCTCGCGCCCGGCCGAGGGCTGCGCGCCCGGCTCCGCCCAGCGCGACATGCTCACCGGGCTGTACGCCTACCGCGATTTCCTGTCCTTCTTCGAGCGCGGGCGCGGCCGCGCGGACGAGTTTTGCGTGGTGCTGACGCGGGTGGCCCAGCCCAGCGGCGAACCGGGTCAGCGCGAAGCGGGCCAGCGCGAGCCGGGCCGCGAGGCCGAACCGGACCAGCGCGGCGGCGCGGTGCGCCGACTGGACGCCGCCGTGGCCCAGGTGGCGGCCCTGGCTGAATCCCTGCTGCTGCCCCTGGCCCGGCCCAGCCTTCCCGCCGAGCGGAACGGCAAGCCCGCGCGGCCCGGCGGCGGGCGCTTCGGCCTGGGCGGGCTGGTGCACTTCCTGCCCGGCGCGGACGGGGCGGAGGTGCTGGCCAAGGCCGAGGAGTTGTGCTCCCAGGCGGCCATGGAGCACGGCCTGGACCTGGCGGTTGGCGTGTACCGCCATCCCTGCCTCAAGTACGCCAAGGCCGATGCCCTGGACTGCGCGCGCAAGGCGCTGGAGCACGCGCTGCTCCTGCCGGCGCCGCGCGTGGCGCGCTTCGACTCCCTGTCGCTGAACGTCTCCGGCGACAGGCTTTTCGCTTCGGGCGACCTGTACGCCGCGGTGGAGGAATTCAAGCTCTCGCTCCTGGCCGATCCGTCCAACGTGCTGGCGCGCACCTCGCTGGGCATCTGCCACGCCCAGCTGGGCAAGCCGGACCTGGCGCGCCGGGAGTTCGAGCTGGTGGTGGCGGCCGAGCCCGGCGACGTTATGGCCCACTACAATCTGGGCTGGGCCTGCCAACGCCTGGGCGAAACCGGCTTGGCCCGGCAGGCCTACCAGCGCTGCCTGGAACTGGACCCGGCGCACTGCTACAGCCTGCTGCGCCTGGGCTCCCTCGCCGAATCCGATGGCCTGCTGGACGAGGCCGAGGAACTTTACGCCCGCGCCCTGGCCGCGCCCGGCGGCGAGGCGGCGGCCCTGCGGCCGCTGGCCCGCGTGGCCCTGGCAAAGGGGCAGACGGACCGGGCCCGCGAGCTGTTGCACCTGGCCATCGGCGCGAACCACAACGACGCACTGGCCCTGTCCATGCTGGCCCGGCTGTATCTGGACGCGGGCGAGGATCCGCAGATCGCCGAGGTGCTGGCCCGGCAGAGCGCGGCCCTGATGCCCGAGCGCCAGGAGCACTGGGACGCGCTGGTCACCGCCCTCACCCGGCAGGGACGCCTGGAGGAGGCCCGCAAGGCTGCCTCCAGAACCCGCCCGTAA
- a CDS encoding TVP38/TMEM64 family protein, producing MGNKASGARPVLKGLAMLAVFGGLLALARFLGLEQHLTDRQWLMAHVEGQGVLGVLFFLGFTGLVTGMGLPRQLTAFLGGYAFGWFWGTLLATLGTALGCAMNFFLARTLGRDFVLSRFGRRVERLDAFLRADPWRASLAIRLFPVGHNMLTSVAAGVTSIPAAAFILGSAAGYLPQNLVFALAGAGVSAETGLSRALSIGLSALLLAASGWLGISVYRAYKRKGVVPVDDAEDDGENGGADRTAAGGPPRP from the coding sequence ATGGGCAATAAGGCCTCGGGCGCACGGCCCGTGCTCAAGGGCCTGGCCATGCTGGCGGTGTTCGGCGGCCTGCTGGCCCTGGCCCGCTTCCTGGGGCTGGAACAGCACCTCACGGACCGCCAATGGCTCATGGCCCATGTTGAAGGACAGGGCGTCCTGGGCGTGCTCTTCTTTCTGGGCTTCACCGGGCTGGTCACGGGCATGGGCCTGCCGCGTCAGCTTACGGCGTTCCTGGGCGGCTACGCCTTCGGCTGGTTCTGGGGAACCCTGCTCGCCACCCTGGGCACGGCGCTGGGCTGCGCCATGAATTTTTTCCTTGCGCGCACCCTGGGGCGCGACTTCGTGCTCTCGCGCTTCGGCCGTCGCGTGGAGCGCCTGGACGCCTTCCTGCGCGCCGATCCCTGGAGGGCCTCGCTGGCCATCCGGCTCTTTCCCGTGGGGCACAACATGCTTACCAGCGTGGCCGCCGGGGTCACCAGCATCCCGGCTGCGGCCTTCATCCTGGGCTCGGCCGCGGGCTACCTGCCGCAGAATCTGGTCTTCGCCCTGGCGGGCGCTGGCGTCAGCGCGGAGACCGGGCTCTCCCGCGCGCTGTCCATCGGGCTCAGCGCATTGCTGCTGGCGGCCTCGGGCTGGCTGGGAATCAGCGTGTACCGCGCCTACAAGCGCAAGGGGGTCGTCCCTGTGGACGATGCCGAGGACGACGGGGAGAACGGCGGAGCGGACCGTACCGCCGCAGGAGGCCCGCCCAGGCCCTAG
- a CDS encoding glycosyltransferase family 4 protein → MTLDLLFLTPSGETLPSVRFRVLPFVALGRARGLAADWRRAPKAVHQRLAFLLSLPRARVMVIQQKLFAPWELALIRRRCQTLAYDVDDALWALHPAEADQPGSAAKAAKIKARFAHTCAAVDLVIAGNDYLAGHARQTQRNVVVLPTLLDTDLYTPPPPDAHGVGRFRVGWMGTSGNLFFLPEVLRQLAPHRDRLDVRIVSDRPYEGELHEVVSFERWSPEREVEQLRGFEAGLMPLTDDEYTRGKCGFKILQYMAVGAVPVASAVGFNTQILTHGHDGMLVRTPEDWAAHILTLADDRDLLERMAKNARFTVVQRFGLAAMAPQLWKALGLD, encoded by the coding sequence ATGACCCTGGACCTGCTCTTCCTCACGCCCTCGGGCGAGACCCTGCCCAGCGTGCGCTTCCGGGTGCTGCCCTTCGTGGCCCTGGGCCGAGCGCGCGGCCTTGCCGCAGACTGGCGGCGCGCGCCAAAGGCCGTGCACCAGCGCCTGGCCTTCCTGCTCTCCCTGCCCAGGGCGCGGGTCATGGTCATCCAGCAAAAACTCTTCGCCCCCTGGGAACTGGCGCTCATTCGCCGCCGTTGCCAGACCCTGGCCTATGATGTGGACGACGCCCTGTGGGCCCTGCACCCGGCCGAGGCCGACCAGCCCGGCAGCGCGGCCAAGGCGGCCAAGATCAAGGCGCGCTTCGCCCACACCTGCGCGGCCGTGGACCTTGTCATCGCGGGCAACGACTACCTGGCCGGGCACGCCCGGCAAACCCAGCGGAATGTCGTCGTGCTGCCCACCCTGCTCGACACCGACCTCTACACCCCGCCCCCGCCAGACGCCCACGGCGTGGGACGCTTCCGCGTGGGCTGGATGGGCACCTCCGGCAATTTGTTCTTCCTGCCGGAGGTGTTGCGCCAACTGGCCCCGCACAGGGACCGGCTGGACGTGCGCATCGTTTCCGACCGGCCCTACGAGGGCGAACTGCACGAGGTGGTCAGCTTCGAGCGCTGGAGCCCGGAACGCGAGGTGGAGCAGCTGCGCGGCTTCGAGGCCGGGCTTATGCCGCTGACCGACGACGAATACACGCGCGGCAAGTGCGGATTCAAGATATTGCAGTACATGGCGGTGGGCGCGGTGCCGGTGGCCTCGGCCGTGGGCTTCAACACGCAGATACTGACCCACGGCCACGACGGGATGCTGGTGCGCACGCCCGAGGACTGGGCCGCGCACATCCTGACCCTGGCGGACGACCGCGACCTGCTGGAACGCATGGCCAAAAACGCGCGCTTCACCGTGGTGCAGCGCTTCGGGCTTGCGGCCATGGCCCCGCAGCTGTGGAAGGCCCTCGGACTGGACTAG
- the panD gene encoding aspartate 1-decarboxylase, with translation MPRRTFLSAKIHGATLTSLNLEYEGSISIDTALLDAVGILPYERIDVLNLDNGERLTTYAIPGNPGEICLNGAAAHKGEPGQKVILVTYLELEPHEIAEHKPRVIRVDAANRPEAAH, from the coding sequence ATGCCCAGACGCACGTTTTTGAGCGCCAAGATACACGGGGCCACGCTGACCTCTCTGAACCTGGAATACGAGGGCAGCATCTCAATCGATACGGCCCTGCTGGACGCCGTGGGCATTCTGCCCTATGAGCGGATCGACGTGCTGAACCTGGACAACGGGGAGCGGCTGACCACCTACGCCATCCCCGGCAATCCGGGAGAAATATGCCTGAACGGGGCCGCCGCGCACAAGGGCGAGCCCGGTCAGAAAGTCATTCTGGTGACATACCTGGAGCTTGAGCCGCACGAGATTGCGGAGCACAAGCCCAGGGTCATACGTGTGGATGCCGCCAACAGGCCCGAGGCGGCCCACTAA
- the nrfH gene encoding cytochrome c nitrite reductase small subunit has protein sequence MSDKKPGRLRFALLGGTIALAVALFVMLGPPQLLAKSETPEFCASCHIHEAHYEAWFHQGAHRRQACVACHLPNDNVAVHYTWKSIDGMKDLFLFHSGQVPDDIRITEHGRKVVQANCIRCHEAAVEMIDQERNCFDCHRRLIHKRTGSIETY, from the coding sequence ATGAGCGACAAGAAGCCGGGACGGCTGAGGTTTGCGCTGCTGGGGGGGACGATCGCCCTTGCGGTGGCGCTGTTCGTCATGTTGGGGCCGCCGCAGCTGCTGGCCAAGAGCGAGACCCCGGAGTTCTGTGCCTCCTGCCATATCCACGAGGCGCACTACGAAGCCTGGTTCCACCAGGGCGCGCACCGCAGACAGGCTTGCGTGGCCTGCCATCTGCCCAACGACAACGTTGCGGTCCATTACACCTGGAAGTCCATCGACGGCATGAAGGATCTGTTCCTGTTCCATTCCGGCCAGGTGCCCGACGACATCCGCATCACCGAGCACGGCCGCAAGGTGGTGCAGGCCAACTGCATCCGCTGCCACGAGGCCGCGGTGGAGATGATCGACCAGGAGCGCAACTGTTTTGACTGCCACAGGCGGCTCATCCACAAGCGCACCGGTTCCATTGAGACCTACTAG
- the panC gene encoding pantoate--beta-alanine ligase, whose product MDLISSPQALRDTCRAWSKAGLTIALVPTMGFLHDGHMSLIDEARRRGDKLVVSIFVNPTQFGPNEDLDRYPRDLPRDLALAEAHGADLVFAPEPGAMYAPDHATWVEVPELARGLCGASRPIHFRGVCTVVLKLLNLVRPDVAVFGQKDWQQLAILRRMARDLDLDAQLMGMPIHREPDGLAMSSRNVYLTPVERAKAPAIREGLLLVRAAVAAGERDAETLGRMFGAHLAQALPGARIDYASFVHPDSMEPVARMDAATLFAVAVFVGSVRLIDNILLEV is encoded by the coding sequence ATGGACCTCATCTCCTCTCCGCAAGCGCTTCGCGACACCTGCCGGGCCTGGAGCAAGGCCGGACTCACCATCGCCCTTGTGCCCACCATGGGCTTTCTGCACGACGGCCACATGAGCCTCATCGACGAGGCGCGACGCCGTGGCGACAAGCTCGTGGTCAGCATCTTCGTCAACCCTACGCAGTTCGGTCCGAACGAGGACCTGGACCGCTACCCCCGCGACCTGCCCCGCGACCTCGCCCTGGCCGAGGCCCACGGCGCGGACCTTGTGTTCGCGCCGGAGCCGGGCGCCATGTACGCCCCGGACCACGCCACCTGGGTGGAGGTTCCGGAGCTTGCGCGCGGGCTGTGCGGGGCCTCGCGGCCCATCCATTTCCGCGGGGTGTGCACGGTGGTGCTCAAGCTTCTGAATCTGGTGCGGCCCGATGTGGCCGTGTTCGGCCAGAAGGATTGGCAGCAGCTGGCCATTCTGCGGCGCATGGCCCGCGACCTGGACCTGGACGCGCAGCTGATGGGGATGCCCATCCACCGCGAGCCGGACGGCTTGGCCATGAGTTCGCGCAACGTGTATTTGACGCCCGTGGAGCGCGCCAAGGCCCCGGCCATACGGGAGGGGCTGCTTCTCGTCCGCGCCGCCGTGGCGGCAGGCGAACGCGACGCGGAAACGCTGGGCCGCATGTTCGGCGCGCACCTGGCCCAGGCCCTGCCCGGGGCGCGCATCGACTACGCGAGTTTCGTGCACCCGGACTCCATGGAGCCCGTGGCCCGCATGGACGCGGCCACGCTTTTCGCCGTGGCCGTGTTCGTGGGTTCTGTACGCCTTATAGACAACATTCTGCTTGAGGTATAA
- the rmuC gene encoding DNA recombination protein RmuC produces the protein MDAFSGGVGLVLGLTLSLALGLLLGGLAAALVLRARGAAQAERLRAAEGAASRLDAELAATRAAGLKAVEALRAETARRAAAEETAARLPGLEARLTQLAGELSAARVREGDLAARMEAERKAADERQALLADLQAQLDTTFKALSAEALKNNSQSFVELAKAHLSGFQEAAKGDLELRQKSIEGLVAPIRESLTQVDARIQDMEKTRQSAYVELCQQVKFLASDQVDLRRETRKLVDALRRPTVRGRWGEMQLKRVVELAGMVGYCDFSEQASVSTDAGRLRPDMVVRLPGGKNVVVDAKAPLEAYLNAHEAQDEDARKNNMLAHARQIREHLSKLGQKSYWEHLAPTPEFVVMFLPGEIFFSSALEHDPSLIEEGVKQKVIVASPTTLIALLRAVAYGWRQEKVAENAQKVSELGRLLYARIVTLSEHFGKVGRGLSGAVEAYNKTVSSLESRVLVSARKLKELAAQPEKDLPPLDPLEIAPREPRAPEEDPGA, from the coding sequence GTGGACGCGTTTTCCGGCGGAGTTGGCCTGGTGCTGGGCCTGACCCTGAGTCTGGCGTTGGGCCTGCTCCTGGGGGGCCTGGCCGCCGCGCTTGTCCTCAGGGCCAGGGGAGCGGCCCAGGCCGAGCGTCTGCGCGCGGCCGAGGGGGCGGCCTCGCGGCTTGATGCCGAGCTTGCCGCCACGCGCGCGGCCGGGCTGAAGGCCGTGGAGGCCCTGCGCGCCGAGACCGCTCGCCGCGCGGCCGCCGAGGAGACCGCAGCCCGTCTGCCCGGGCTGGAGGCGCGCCTGACGCAGCTTGCCGGGGAGCTTTCCGCCGCCCGCGTGCGCGAGGGCGACCTCGCCGCCCGCATGGAGGCCGAACGCAAGGCGGCCGACGAGCGCCAGGCCCTGCTGGCCGACCTGCAAGCCCAGCTCGACACCACCTTCAAGGCCCTGTCGGCCGAGGCGCTCAAGAACAACAGCCAGAGCTTCGTGGAACTGGCCAAGGCGCACCTTTCCGGGTTCCAGGAGGCCGCCAAGGGCGACCTCGAACTCCGGCAAAAGAGCATCGAAGGCCTGGTGGCCCCCATCCGCGAGTCGCTTACCCAGGTGGACGCGCGCATTCAGGACATGGAGAAGACGCGCCAGAGCGCTTATGTGGAGCTGTGCCAGCAGGTCAAGTTTCTGGCCAGCGACCAGGTGGACCTGCGGCGCGAGACGCGCAAGCTGGTGGACGCCCTGCGGCGTCCCACGGTGCGCGGCCGCTGGGGCGAGATGCAGCTCAAGCGCGTGGTGGAGCTGGCGGGCATGGTGGGCTACTGCGACTTTTCCGAGCAGGCCAGCGTGAGCACCGATGCCGGCCGTCTCAGGCCGGACATGGTGGTGCGCCTGCCCGGCGGCAAGAACGTGGTGGTGGACGCCAAGGCCCCGCTGGAAGCGTATTTGAACGCCCACGAGGCCCAGGACGAGGACGCCCGCAAAAACAACATGCTGGCCCACGCGCGCCAGATACGCGAGCACCTCTCCAAGCTGGGCCAGAAGAGCTACTGGGAGCACCTGGCGCCCACGCCGGAGTTCGTGGTCATGTTTCTGCCCGGCGAAATATTCTTCAGCTCCGCCCTGGAGCACGACCCCTCGCTCATCGAGGAGGGCGTGAAGCAGAAGGTCATCGTGGCCTCGCCCACCACGCTCATCGCGCTTTTGCGCGCCGTGGCCTACGGCTGGCGGCAGGAAAAGGTGGCCGAAAACGCCCAGAAGGTCAGCGAACTCGGTCGCCTGCTCTACGCGCGCATCGTCACCCTGAGCGAGCATTTCGGCAAGGTCGGCCGGGGGCTTTCCGGAGCGGTGGAGGCCTACAACAAGACGGTGAGCTCCCTGGAGTCGCGGGTGCTGGTGTCCGCGCGCAAGCTCAAGGAGCTTGCAGCCCAGCCGGAGAAGGATCTGCCGCCGCTGGATCCCCTGGAGATCGCGCCTCGCGAGCCCCGCGCGCCGGAGGAAGACCCGGGAGCCTAG
- the metK gene encoding methionine adenosyltransferase yields MISPKSRYLFTSESVTEGHPDKVADAISDAVLDALIGPDPNSRVACETLVTTGMAFIAGEITTNAYADLPAIVRETVKNIGYNSSEMGFDYATCAVMSSIDKQSADIAQGVDRTKPEDQGAGDQGMMFGFASKETPTLMPAPIYYAHQLSQRLTQVRKEGVLKFLRPDGKTQVAIEYENGKPVRIDNVVCSAQHDETVAHADLVEAIKKEVIFKTLPESLIDDKLKIYVNPTGRFVIGGPVGDCGLTGRKIIQDTYGGAGAHGGGAFSGKDPSKVDRSGAYMARYVAKNIVAAGLGDVAEVQIAYAIGVAEPVSVVCTTHGTGQVADDVLTRAVREVFDLRPYYILKRLDLRRPIYKLTTNYGHFGRELPEFTWEKTDAAGDLRTACKI; encoded by the coding sequence ATGATTTCGCCCAAGAGCCGTTACCTGTTCACTTCCGAGTCCGTGACCGAGGGACACCCGGACAAGGTGGCCGACGCCATTTCCGACGCCGTGCTCGACGCCCTCATCGGACCGGATCCCAATTCCCGCGTGGCCTGCGAGACGCTGGTCACCACCGGCATGGCCTTCATCGCCGGAGAGATCACCACCAACGCCTATGCGGACCTGCCCGCCATCGTGCGCGAGACCGTGAAGAACATCGGCTACAACAGCTCCGAGATGGGCTTCGACTACGCCACCTGCGCGGTCATGTCCTCCATCGACAAGCAGAGCGCGGACATCGCCCAGGGCGTTGACCGCACCAAGCCCGAGGACCAGGGCGCCGGCGACCAGGGCATGATGTTCGGCTTCGCCAGCAAGGAAACCCCCACCCTCATGCCCGCGCCCATCTACTACGCGCACCAGCTTTCCCAGCGCCTGACCCAGGTCCGCAAGGAGGGCGTGCTCAAGTTCCTGCGCCCCGACGGCAAGACCCAGGTGGCCATTGAGTACGAGAACGGCAAGCCCGTGCGCATCGACAACGTGGTGTGCTCCGCCCAGCACGACGAAACCGTCGCCCACGCGGACCTCGTGGAGGCCATCAAGAAGGAGGTCATCTTCAAGACCCTCCCCGAGAGCCTCATCGACGACAAGCTGAAAATCTACGTCAATCCCACCGGCCGTTTCGTCATCGGCGGGCCCGTGGGCGACTGCGGCCTCACCGGCCGAAAGATCATCCAGGACACCTACGGCGGCGCTGGCGCCCATGGCGGCGGCGCGTTCTCCGGCAAGGACCCCTCCAAGGTGGACCGCTCCGGCGCGTACATGGCGCGTTACGTGGCCAAGAACATCGTGGCCGCCGGATTGGGTGACGTGGCCGAGGTGCAGATCGCCTACGCCATCGGCGTGGCCGAGCCTGTGAGCGTGGTGTGCACCACCCACGGCACCGGCCAGGTGGCCGACGACGTGCTGACCCGCGCCGTGCGCGAAGTCTTCGACCTGCGCCCCTACTACATCCTGAAGCGCCTGGACCTGCGTCGGCCCATCTACAAGTTGACCACCAACTACGGCCACTTCGGCCGCGAACTGCCCGAGTTCACCTGGGAAAAGACCGACGCCGCCGGCGACCTGCGCACGGCCTGCAAGATCTAG